The Perognathus longimembris pacificus isolate PPM17 chromosome 3, ASM2315922v1, whole genome shotgun sequence nucleotide sequence gtggctcaagtggtagagcgctagccttgagcagaagagcccagggatagcgcccaggccctgagtttaagccacacaaccaaaaaaaaaaaaaaaagaacaagaccctgagtttaaaccccaataccaccacagaaactaaatcatctctagataaaATACTTGATGTCATGTCAATCCAAATCATTGCTCTACTGCATAAATTAGGGGAGAATGACAATAAAAGAAGTCTGTACATTATCAACACATATGAAGACTTTATGTATGGATATGGCTATGCTAGTTACCCTGATTTGATCCTTACACAACGTATGCATATGGGGGAAAAGCACAATATATTCCATAGCCATGTATAATTACTTtgttacattttgtgtgtgtgctggtgctaggacttgaactcaggcctgggcactgtctttgagctttttcaaacaaggctagtgctcttctgttgagtcacagctccactccaggaTTTCTTGGTGATTcagtggaaatgagagtctcaaggacatttctgcctgggcaggcttcgaaccctgaccctcggatctcagcttcctgaatcactgggattacaggtgtgagctgtcctTCATTGTGACACTTCCGTTCCACTCAGGAGAAGATACACATGTGACTCCTGAGCCACATGTTCTTGGTCAGACATGGCGAGGACTGTGGTCTGAGGAGATGGGCCacacttcctttctgttttcagaAGAACCCTCGCAGCACCAGGACCCTCTGTGTGTACTGGGAAGCCACCAGTGTGGGCGGCCACTGGGCCACAGACGGTTGCTTCCTGGTCAGCGTGAACCAAAGCCACACTGTGTGCAATTCCACTCACTTGTCCAGCTTCGCTGTCCTCATGGCCTTGACCAACCTGGTATGGAGCAAGCACTTAATGCCTCCCCCTAATGCAGTTGGACCTCAGTACCCTTGAGATACTGGTTCTGCTCGGAGACCAAAAGCTGAGGATGCTCAATTAAAAATGACATCATAAGAGCACATAGCCCAAGGCACACCCCCCTTCTAGACTTCTCTGTTATCTCAACATGACTGAGGACATCTGATTAAGATGGAAATGGGGAAAATTCTGGGTTGTGTTGTCCTACTCAGGGAATCATGGCAAGGGAAAATTTGCCATGTACTCAGTTAAGACCCCAATTTTTGCACGTGTGccgagcctggggcttgaactccatgcctgggctctgtccttcagTGGTTTCacttcaggctggtgctctactgtgggcgaataacttctctgaccagtggaaaacttagcctcagcacagttactctgatacctcattagcacactaataggccttggggaaaaatctccattaagggtctcctgtgtttgatggccaaaggaagccacctttgcCATgagatttccccccacccccaaccttacagagcctccctggggagacttgcttgaccagctgcctttagctaAAGCTTttcactgtagatagggaagtcttttcacagtaaatagagaagtcatggtcaaagaggaaatagtagctaggtgataattATAGTTCTGCCTTGACTAGGTTATaatcccttgttttgatatcaacaatctttgtagtaaccACCTTTTGTAATAGGAAAATTTTTGTATTTCCTCCTTCACAGTAGTAACATCCTCAacttttgtatttgaaatggatatcatgctgtattaatttttacccttgaagttgtgaaattgatttctaaccctatataaaccctggcccttctgaaataaaatgtgcattggtccactcacctctgcatcccccgtgtcctgactatggttgcagttacccaggtccaacactctaccacttaagccactccagctttagagcctcatggacttttccaccccAGCTggttgtgaaccatgatcctcagatcttagcctcctgagtagttgggattacaggcgtgagccactggcaccaggctttttGGAGAGTTTTTAtaatgctgtttcattggtttgatTCCTGGTTTTGGAGACAGGATCACACTATGTGGCCTAGGCTGTCCTCAACTTGCAGTCCTCCTGCCTGAAACTCTGGAGTGCTGGAACTGTAGGAATGCACACCCTCATGTCCAGCTATGAAAATACATTTAGGTCAAAACAAGCCTCATGCCAAAGTGCTAGAGCTGGGTGGTTCGCACATTCTGTCGCTCTTTGTGCCCACACATTGAAGGGCATCAGAATTGTCCACACTGGAGGCATGTCGTCAGAATAAGCATGTTTGCGTATATTAAATGTCAGATATGTACTATGTATGTTATTTGGCATGTGTTAAGCACTTGTCAATCTCATATATTCACTAGACCTTCAGCATTTGCACATTGTGTGTCCTTTACATATATTAAGTATGTGTTGTCTGTGTTACATCTGTCATTTGCATGTCACCTAGCTTCTGCTTGCACATTTTGTGTTGGAACACAAAATACATATGTTAAGTATGCCATTTGCATATGCTAAAATGTATAGCACTTGAATATCTTCACTGTGTGTCACTTGCACGTGTTCACATGCTCTTTGCATGTGTTAAGTGTGAGTCATTTGCATCCAAGAGGGAAAGGTTTTAGCCCTGTACATTTCTCACTTCTTCctgagagtttcctgcctggctttgggcAGTCTcagtggggagggaggtgggaccAGAACCTCATAGCAGTGACCATGttctctcctctgccccctcctAGGACGCCGACCCCGCCCTGGCCCTCATCACCCAAGTGGGGCTCAGCCTCTctctgctctgcctcctcctggccGCCCTCACCTTCCTCCTGTGCAGGGCCATCCGGAACACCAGCACCTCCCTGCACCTGCAGCTCTGCATCTGCCTCTTCCTggcccacctcctcttcctcactgCCATCAATCACACCCAACCCAAGGTACCCACGCTGCCCCTCAGGCCCTCAGCCCTGCCCAAGGCACGCGGAGCCAGGCTGCCACCTTGGGCTCGCAACAAAGTGGCCTGATAGCTTAGCAAGGAGATCTTACAACAAGACAGATTTCCAATTTGAGCAgggggatttgttttggggatactagagatggaactcagggctgcatgcttgctaggcaggggctctctacctcttaagccatgcctccagcacttttgctctggtttttttttttttttgccagtcctgggccttgaactcagggtctgagcactgtccctggcttctttttgctcaaggctagcactctgccacttgagccacagcgccacttctggccattttctatatatgtggtgctgaggaatggaacccaggacttcctgtatatgaggcaagcactcttgccactaggtcatattcccagccctgctctgatTATTATTAAGATAGTCCTTACTCCCGGGTTGTCCTGGACCTCGATCTACCTATTTGcacatgtagctgggatgacagatacatACCCAATTATGGATCAAAGTGGAGTCCAGTGAACTTTTATCTCAGCcagtctcaaactgtgatcctcctgatctcagcctcatgggtaACTAGGTTTATAAGTGGTTGCCAccacaccaaatgtttttgttgctgttactgGAGACAGTGTGTTACTCTGTAGCCCTGGCTCACGTCCATCTTACCATCCTACTTCATTTTCCCCAGTGCTGGAATTGCAGGCAACCACTGCACCTCACCCGAGGGGAAGACAGACCAATTTTTGTACAATTATGTCCTGGAACACTATGCAGCTTCAAAAAGAAGGGACACCTGCCATTGTGGTCACATACCGAGTCCCTGAGATGCTACATCTTCAGTGTCCCCACCACAAAATGGCTAGACATTTTGCGGCCCAGCAGGGGGAGACAGAGAGcgtctgtctttcttttccaaaCTACTGCAGGGGGGAGGGAGCTAATTAAGCTCAAAACAATCCTTAGGTCCCAGCCTGAGGTCAAAGacatttttatgtaattttttttttgccagtcctggggcttggactcagggcctgagcacggtccccgagcttcttttgctcaaggccagcactctaccacttgagccatagcaccacttccggctttttctgtatgtgtggtgctgaggaatcaaacccagggcttcatgcatgctaggcaagcactctaccgctaagccacattccccacccctttgatgtattttttaagtTCTGCTTTAAGTTTAAATGgttttaataataatagtaataataatagatgaGCCACCATTTATTGTTAGGTATTGGGTGGGGagtggcagggggaggagggttgttgatgtgtgtgtgtgtgtgtgtgtgtgtgtgtgtgtgtgagtgagtgtacgcgccctaggacttgaactctgagccttgagcactgtccctaggctttaCTACTCAAGGCtgccgctctaccacttgagccactggtgcccagcgcgttacaaatagtttcatgtgctggtggctctcacctgtaaccctagctacacaggaggctaagctttgaggatcgtggttcaaagccagcccgggaagaaaagtccatgagactcttatctccaataaactactcagaaaaacccagaagtggcgctttggctcaagcggtagagctctggccttgagcacagagaggctcagtgtccaggtcctgagttcaagtcctacaactgacaacaacaacaaaaaagtttcaTAATAGCCACTGTGATCACCGTGGGTCAGGTGCTCTGCATCCAACCAAAATCAAACAGGAAGACCCTGGGTCCTCAATCTACCTAGACAGCCTCGCTTCTGCtcctacccctccccctcctctgcagGTGCTCTGCGCCATCATCGCCGGGGCCCTGCACTACCTCTACCTGGCGGCCTTCACCTGGATGCTGCTGGAGGGCCTGCACCTGCTCCTCACCGCCCGCAACCTGACGGTGCTCAATTACTCAGGCATACACAAGTTCATGAAGTGGCTCATGTATCCGGTGGGCTACGGGGTCCCCACCCTCATCGTGGCTCTCTCAGCAGTGGCCAGGCCTCACCTGTATGGATCGCCTGATCGGTGAGCCGGCCAGTTACCATGTGCACAGTGTTTCCCAGACAAGCTCCAGTCATGTTCACCTGTGTCCCACAGACACTGGTGAAGATGGTAGCGAGGATTCACAAGGTGAGCCCAGGCgtgccagtgggtcatgcctgtaatttcagctgatggaggttcgaagccaagccaagcaagaaagtccatgagcctcttataaCAGATGAACCACCCCAAAGCTAAGAAGaatacctgggccctgagttcaagccccagtaccagcacaagaaagaaaaaaaatgaaatcagaagatTCTTTAAGGAGAGATTTTGACCATTGATTCTTAACTGTATCTCTAAAATGACCCAGAACATGGAGGCTTCCAGGCTCAATTCCCACCGGTACAATAAGAATCACAATTGTTTCCATAGTCCCAGCCTGGAGATCTTGTGCTGGCAGAAAGGTTAATGTAACACCAACCCACATGTTCCTAGCCCGGCACACCATCCTGACTTGTGAAGAGGATTAGAAAAGTTGTCAGATAGGAAAAGGTGTAATTTACTGTttctgctctgttttttttttgtttttgtttttgtttttgtttttgtttttgccagtcctgggcagtggactcaggccctgagcactcaaggctaacacttgagccacagtgccacttctggctgttttctatatatgtggtgctgaggaatcgaacccagggcttcctgcatatgaagcaagcactctaccactaggccatattccaagcccctttctgtgtcttttccttccattctttccagCTGCTGGCTCCAGCTAGACCAGGGGTTCATCTGGGGTTTCCTTGGCCCAGTCTGTGTCATCATCTCTGTGAGTATGTCAACCCCAGTTTGTTCACCAGAAATGCTGGGCATGAAACAACACAAGAGAGCCACgcatggtggcgcatgcctgtaatcccagcactctagaggctgaggcTGATCgcaaatttgaggtcagcctgcactacagagtaagaccctgtctcaagagaAGATAGTTCAAGAAATATACATGTTCTCAGTTATAGAGCTTGATTTTGTTCCCATCTTCTACTAATCCAATCCCAGGTGCATAGAGGTAGACTTGTGTGCAATGGAAAACatacattgttattattacttctttttatttttccatgttcttCCCGCAGGTGAATTTGGTATTTTTTGTCTTAGTCCTTTGGATTTTGAAAAGGAAACTTTCTTCTCTCAACAGTGAAGTGTCAACCATCCACAACACAAGGTAGGATGCAACAGGTGGTTCTTTCCGCCCCACCCTCCTCTCCACTCTCCTACATGGCCCACATCTGGGCTCCATCCTCTGCCAGTCAGTAGACCTGGCTACCTTGAGTGGAAGTTGAGCCTTCTACACTTTCTCAAATCCCATTGGCTGCCCTTGGTCACGTGATGGCATCCAGCTGCAAAGGAAGCTGGGAAATGTAGTGTCTTGGGATGTTACCGTTGATGGGTGAAACTATTctaaaagggaagaggagaaagaagaaaactggcAGTTTCTGCCTCACAGTTCTGTTTTGtcgttgttgttcttgttgtttgcaAGTGCCAGAGTTTTAAATCAGGGCCTCACTCTTAATTGAATTGCATGCTCGTGGaaggcattctaccccttgagccatgcctccagctcagctttttgctggttaattgtagataacagtctcacagactttcctgcagggactgaattcaaatcacaattctcagatctcagcctcctgagtaacgccTAGCagattatcttttttgttgtttttgttttgttttgccagtcctgggacttgaactcaggacctaggcactgtccatggctgcctttttgctcaaggctagcactctaccacttgagccacagcaccacttccagctttttctgtttatgtgatgctgagaaatcgaacccagggcttcatgcatgcactctaccactgagccaaattcccagcccagatgATCACTTTTTGAACACCACTCTTCTGACTGCTCACAGGATACTGACACTCAAAGCAACAGCTCAGGTGTTCATCCTGGGCTGCTCTTGGTGCCTGGGCGTCCTGCAAGTGGGAGCGGCTGCCCAGGTCATGGCCTACCTGTTCACCATCATCAACACCCTGCAGGGTGTCTTCATCTTCCTCGTCTACTGCCTGCTCAGCCAACAGGTAAACattttccccttcctgtgttcatgtaaactttgaaaacaaaacaatggggGTCAGACgctgtggcacacacctgtaatcccagccctcaggaggctgagacaggagaccagcctgggctgcatagtaagaccctgtcatTCATGCATTACAGGACTGATTATCTCAGGAAGCTGTTAAACAAGAAGGACAGTTGGCAACatgtggcttatacttgtaaccctagccactcagtagacggagatccagaggatcacagttcaaagccagctcgggcagaaaataagactccatttccaaataaccagcaaaaagcctggcaggaggcatagctcaagtaataaagcaccagctgagcaagaaagccaagtgagcatgaggccttgactcCAAAACCCACACCAAAACAAGAAAGAGACAAGAAAGACAGTATTGATTATAAGATGCACTAATGTTTAATAGTTCTGGGGAAGTAGGTAATTGATTTATCAAAGATATtacaggctcaggcctgtaatcctaacaactcaggaggctgcgatctgaggatcaaggttcaaagccagactgggaaggaaagtctgtgagacttttttgttggtggtgatggtcatggggcttaaactctaggcctgggcactgtccctgagctcttcagctcaaggctagcactctaccacttgagccacagtgccacttctggttcgctagtggctcatgcaccTTCCTGgctcagttggctttgaaccctgatcctcagatctcagcctcctgagtagctaggatgactggtatgagccaccagcacccaagcattagtattttatttttgtttgtttttgtttttgtgctggtactagaacttgaactcaggaccttgcactcttgcttggctttttccctcaggtctggtgttctgccacttaagccacagcttcacttctagctttttggtgatttagttggagataaagagtctcatggactttcaaacccaagttggctttgaacctcgatcccctggacctcagcctcctgagtaaatgagggtgacaggcgtgagccaccggtgttgCTCATCCCCTGTTGTCTTTGATGTTCCAGGTCCGGAAACAATACCAGAAGTGGTTTACAGACATCACAAAACCAAAATCAGCATCTGAGGCATATGCACTTTCCAGCAAGTCTGGTCCTGACACAAGACCCAGTACTGCTGAGGCAAGAAAACctgggactgggctgggaatatggcctagtggcaagagtgcttgccttgtatacatgaagccctgggttcgattccctagcaccacatatatagaaaatggccagaagtggtgctgcggctcaagtggcagagtgctagccttgagcaaaaagaagccagggacagtgctcagaccctgagtccaaggcccaggactggccaaaaaaaaaaaaaaaaaaagaaaaa carries:
- the Adgre3 gene encoding adhesion G protein-coupled receptor E3 gives rise to the protein MDACSCPQHASCVNGTACACDLGYTSSSGQDVFTFPLETCDDVDECAPPMNVSCGPSAQCHNLAGSFDCRCVAGFQLASGGVRFNHSKENTCHKTNSSKAVQNNKQLREIVSRSESLLTNQTLWRREDKREIAFMASSLLQDVESKVLEAALKTPGQKIQKVFNRTVAAATQVVGDKCSEERKVFTLNIQMNSMQIHCDDVIEENAQGPSAIAFIAYSSLGHILNETFLEEREMIQPSSLDFRETTEAEEPVRLNSQIVSATFGSSSGSGSPYLPGFVTLTLQHVKKNPRSTRTLCVYWEATSVGGHWATDGCFLVSVNQSHTVCNSTHLSSFAVLMALTNLDADPALALITQVGLSLSLLCLLLAALTFLLCRAIRNTSTSLHLQLCICLFLAHLLFLTAINHTQPKVLCAIIAGALHYLYLAAFTWMLLEGLHLLLTARNLTVLNYSGIHKFMKWLMYPVGYGVPTLIVALSAVARPHLYGSPDRCWLQLDQGFIWGFLGPVCVIISVNLVFFVLVLWILKRKLSSLNSEVSTIHNTRILTLKATAQVFILGCSWCLGVLQVGAAAQVMAYLFTIINTLQGVFIFLVYCLLSQQVRKQYQKWFTDITKPKSASEAYALSSKSGPDTRPSTAETK